One segment of Carya illinoinensis cultivar Pawnee chromosome 1, C.illinoinensisPawnee_v1, whole genome shotgun sequence DNA contains the following:
- the LOC122278555 gene encoding integrin-linked protein kinase 1-like isoform X1, with amino-acid sequence MEKIAAQLRRGISRQLSTGKLGRTLSRQFTRQSSLDPRRNNQRFSFGRQSSLDPIHRGPEQDGAVDLTMPENLDATMHLLFMACRGDVKGVEDLLNEGIDVNSIDLDGRTALHIAACEGHVEVVKLLLSRKANLDARDRWGSTAAADAKYYGHTEVYNILKARGAKVPKARKTPMAVTNPREVPEYELNPLELQIRKGSRISTGSYQVAKWNGTKVSVKILDKDSYSDPDSINAFKHELTLLEKVRHPNVLQFVGAVTQNIPMMIVSEYHPKGDLGNYIRKKGRLSPSKALIFALDIARGMNYLHECKPDPIIHCDLKPKNIFLDKGGHLKVAGFGLTRLSKLSPGKAKLAQPGADRSNLYMAPEVYKDEIFDRSVDSYSFGLILYEMIEGVQPFHPMSPEEAAQIMCLEGKRPPFKIKAKSYPPDVKELVDECWDEKAVVRPTFSEIIVRLDKIVSTCSKGWWKDTFKLPWI; translated from the exons atggagaaaatagCGGCGCAACTGAGGCGGGGGATATCCCGGCAGCTCTCAACGGGGAAGCTGGGGCGGACGCTGAGCAGGCAATTCACGCGGCAGTCGTCGCTGGACCCAAGGAGGAACAACCAGAGGTTCAGCTTCGGAAGGCAGTCGTCTCTGGACCCGATACACCGTGGCCCCGAACAAGACGGCGCCGTCGATCTCACTATGCCGGAGAATCTCGACGCCACGATGCACCTCCTATTCATGGCGTGCAGAGGGGACGTTAAGGGAGTGGAGGATCTCCTCAACGAGGGGATCGACGTCAACAGCATCGACTTGGATGGGAGGACCGCGCTGCACATCGCCGCGTGCGAAGGCCATGTCGAGGTCGTCAAACTCTTGCTCAGCAGGAAAGCCAACCTCGATGCTCGTGATCGCTGGGGGAGCACG GCAGCTGCTGACGCCAAATATTACGGACACACTGAAGTTTACAATATTCTAAAAGCCCGCGGAGCCAAAGTTCCG AAAGCCAGGAAGACGCCAATGGCTGTTACAAATCCTCGAGAAGTACCAGAGTACGAGCTTAATCCGCTGGAGCTCCAGATTCGGAAGGGTTCTCGAATCTCTACG GGATCATATCAAGTGGCTAAATGGAACGGTACAAAGGTTTCCGTAAAGATACTTGACAAGGACAGTTATTCAGACCCTGATAGCAT AAACGCTTTCAAACATGAGCTAACGTTGCTAGAAAAGGTCCGGCATCCTAATGTGCTTCAGTTTGTTGGAGCAGTTACCCAAAATATACCCATGATGATTGTTTCAGAGTATCATCCAAAA GGTGACTTGGGAAATTATATTCGAAAGAAAGGACGCCTGTCTCCATCCAAAGCTCTAATATTTGCTCTTGATATTGCTAG GGGCATGAATTATCTTCATGAATGTAAACCAGACCCAATTATTCACTGCGACTTAAAGCCAAA AAATATTTTTCTGGACAAGGGAGGTCATTTGAAGGTGGCTGGATTTGGTTTGACAAGATTGTCTAAGCTTTCACCAGGCAAAGCAAAACTAGCACAGCCTGGGGCTGACCGTTCAA ACTTATATATGGCACCTGAGGTTTACAAAGATGAGATATTTGACAGAAGTGTGGATTCCTATTCTTTTGGTCTCATTTTATACGAG ATGATTGAGGGTGTACAACCTTTCCATCCCATGTCTCCTGAGGAAGCTGCACAAATTATGTGCTTAGAAGGAAAGAGACCGCCATTCAAGATCAAAGCAAAAAGTTATCCTCCAGATGTAAAAGA
- the LOC122278555 gene encoding integrin-linked protein kinase 1-like isoform X2, protein MEKIAAQLRRGISRQLSTGKLGRTLSRQFTRQSSLDPRRNNQRFSFGRQSSLDPIHRGPEQDGAVDLTMPENLDATMHLLFMACRGDVKGVEDLLNEGIDVNSIDLDGRTALHIAACEGHVEVVKLLLSRKANLDARDRWGSTAAADAKYYGHTEVYNILKARGAKVPKARKTPMAVTNPREVPEYELNPLELQIRKGSRISTGSYQVAKWNGTKVSVKILDKDSYSDPDSINAFKHELTLLEKVRHPNVLQFVGAVTQNIPMMIVSEYHPKGDLGNYIRKKGRLSPSKALIFALDIARGMNYLHECKPDPIIHCDLKPKNIFLDKGGHLKVAGFGLTRLSKLSPGKAKLAQPGADRSNLYMAPEVYKDEIFDRSVDSYSFGLILYEMIEGVQPFHPMSPEEAAQIMCLEGKRPPFKIKAKSYPPDVKELVDECWDEKAVVRPTFSEIIVRLDKIVSTCSKGWWKDTFKLPW, encoded by the exons atggagaaaatagCGGCGCAACTGAGGCGGGGGATATCCCGGCAGCTCTCAACGGGGAAGCTGGGGCGGACGCTGAGCAGGCAATTCACGCGGCAGTCGTCGCTGGACCCAAGGAGGAACAACCAGAGGTTCAGCTTCGGAAGGCAGTCGTCTCTGGACCCGATACACCGTGGCCCCGAACAAGACGGCGCCGTCGATCTCACTATGCCGGAGAATCTCGACGCCACGATGCACCTCCTATTCATGGCGTGCAGAGGGGACGTTAAGGGAGTGGAGGATCTCCTCAACGAGGGGATCGACGTCAACAGCATCGACTTGGATGGGAGGACCGCGCTGCACATCGCCGCGTGCGAAGGCCATGTCGAGGTCGTCAAACTCTTGCTCAGCAGGAAAGCCAACCTCGATGCTCGTGATCGCTGGGGGAGCACG GCAGCTGCTGACGCCAAATATTACGGACACACTGAAGTTTACAATATTCTAAAAGCCCGCGGAGCCAAAGTTCCG AAAGCCAGGAAGACGCCAATGGCTGTTACAAATCCTCGAGAAGTACCAGAGTACGAGCTTAATCCGCTGGAGCTCCAGATTCGGAAGGGTTCTCGAATCTCTACG GGATCATATCAAGTGGCTAAATGGAACGGTACAAAGGTTTCCGTAAAGATACTTGACAAGGACAGTTATTCAGACCCTGATAGCAT AAACGCTTTCAAACATGAGCTAACGTTGCTAGAAAAGGTCCGGCATCCTAATGTGCTTCAGTTTGTTGGAGCAGTTACCCAAAATATACCCATGATGATTGTTTCAGAGTATCATCCAAAA GGTGACTTGGGAAATTATATTCGAAAGAAAGGACGCCTGTCTCCATCCAAAGCTCTAATATTTGCTCTTGATATTGCTAG GGGCATGAATTATCTTCATGAATGTAAACCAGACCCAATTATTCACTGCGACTTAAAGCCAAA AAATATTTTTCTGGACAAGGGAGGTCATTTGAAGGTGGCTGGATTTGGTTTGACAAGATTGTCTAAGCTTTCACCAGGCAAAGCAAAACTAGCACAGCCTGGGGCTGACCGTTCAA ACTTATATATGGCACCTGAGGTTTACAAAGATGAGATATTTGACAGAAGTGTGGATTCCTATTCTTTTGGTCTCATTTTATACGAG ATGATTGAGGGTGTACAACCTTTCCATCCCATGTCTCCTGAGGAAGCTGCACAAATTATGTGCTTAGAAGGAAAGAGACCGCCATTCAAGATCAAAGCAAAAAGTTATCCTCCAGATGTAAAAGA
- the LOC122278576 gene encoding acetolactate synthase small subunit 2, chloroplastic isoform X2, translating into MAAISTHTPPILAPKPRSASSITSRFSKPLNFPSKLSGFTSKALNYKSGRRLVVSAKHVGEKISGTAFSSSGSSPSSTRPKVRRHTISVFVGDESGMINRIAGVFARRGYNIESLAVGLNKDKALFTIVVSGTEIVIQQVVEQLEKLVNVLKVEDISNEPQVERELMLIKVNAGPEYRPEIMWLVNTFRARIVDISEYMVTVEIALRRERKGASAPFQRFSAASYPDLEGKIAVAAPPQDTKLNDGTDMSAGGDVYPVEPFDGFATSQVLDAHWGVLNDEDTSGLRSHTLSMLVNDHPGVLNVVTGVFSRRGYNIQSLAVGNAEVEGLSRITTVVPGTDESINKLVQQLHKLVDLHEVRDITHLPFAERELMLIKIAANAAARRDVLDIAHIFRAKAVDVSDYTITLELTGDLDKMVALQRLLEPYGICEVARTGRVALVRELGVDSKYLRGYSFPI; encoded by the exons ATGGCGGCCATTTCAACTCACACCCCACCGATTCTCGCTCCCAAACCGCGCTCAGCCTCTTCCATCACTTCGAGGTTTTCTAAACCCCTAAATTTTCCTTCGAAGCTTTCTGGGTTTACTTCGAAAGCCCTTAATTATAAGTCCGGGAGGAGGCTGGTGGTCTCTGCAAAACACGTGGGCGAGAAGATATCCGGCACAGCGTTTTCCTCCAGTGGCTCATCCCCTTCCTCAACCAGACCAAA GGTGAGACGGCACACGATTTCGGTGTTTGTTGGGGATGAAAGTGGAATGATAAATCGGATTGCAGGGGTCTTTGCCAGGAGGGGATATAACATTGAGTCCCTTGCTGTTGGTCTGAATAAGGACAAAGCACTCTTTACAATTGTTGTCTCTGGGACTGAAATAGTTATACAACAAGTTGTGGAGCAGCTCGAGAAGCTTGTGAATGTTTTAAAG GTTGAAGATATATCGAATGAGCCACAGGTGGAACGTGAACTAATGCTCATAAAAGTCAATGCAGGTCCAGAGTACCGTCCCGAG ATCATGTGGCTAGTAAACACCTTCCGAGCAAGAATCGTGGATATCTCAGAATATATGGTTACCGTTGAG ATTGCATTGAGAAGGGAAAGAAAGGGTGCATCTGCTCCATTTCAGCGATTCTCAGCAGCTTCATATCCAGATCTTGAAGGAAAAATAGCTGTTGCTGCTCCTCCACAGGATACAAAACTCAATGACGGAACTGATATGTCTGCAGGG GGAGATGTTTATCCTGTAGAGCCATTTGATGGATTTGCAACAAGTCAAGTTCTTGATGCTCACTGGGGTGTGCTCAATGATGAAGAT ACAAGTGGACTTCGATCTCACACTTTATCCATGCTTGTAAATGACCATCCCGGAGTTCTCAATGTTGTTACAGGGGTTTTTTCTCGAAGGGGTTATAACATTCAG agCTTAGCTGTTGGAAATGCCGAAGTTGAGGGGCTCTCCCGCATTACAACTGTTGTTCCTGGAACAGATGAATCAATTAACAAGTTGGTGCAGCAACTTCATAAGCTAGTAGATCTTCATGAG GTTCGTGATATCACTCACTTGCCATTTGCTGAGCGAGAATTGATGTTGATAAAGATTGCGGCGAATGCTGCTGCTCGGAGGGATGTCCTTGACATTGCCCACATTTTTAGGGCTAAAGCCGTTGACGTGTCTGATTACACAATCACCCTTGAG CTTACAGGGGATTTGGATAAGATGGTTGCACTGCAGAGATTATTAGAGCCCTATGGCATTTGTGAG GTGGCACGAACTGGGCGAGTAGCATTGGTGCGTGAGTTGGGTGTGGATTCCAAGTACCTTCGTGGATATTCATTTCCTATATAA
- the LOC122278576 gene encoding acetolactate synthase small subunit 2, chloroplastic isoform X1, translating into MAAISTHTPPILAPKPRSASSITSRFSKPLNFPSKLSGFTSKALNYKSGRRLVVSAKHVGEKISGTAFSSSGSSPSSTRPKVRRHTISVFVGDESGMINRIAGVFARRGYNIESLAVGLNKDKALFTIVVSGTEIVIQQVVEQLEKLVNVLKVEDISNEPQVERELMLIKVNAGPEYRPEIMWLVNTFRARIVDISEYMVTVEVTGDPGKMVAMQRNLSKFGIKEIARTGKIALRRERKGASAPFQRFSAASYPDLEGKIAVAAPPQDTKLNDGTDMSAGGDVYPVEPFDGFATSQVLDAHWGVLNDEDTSGLRSHTLSMLVNDHPGVLNVVTGVFSRRGYNIQSLAVGNAEVEGLSRITTVVPGTDESINKLVQQLHKLVDLHEVRDITHLPFAERELMLIKIAANAAARRDVLDIAHIFRAKAVDVSDYTITLELTGDLDKMVALQRLLEPYGICEVARTGRVALVRELGVDSKYLRGYSFPI; encoded by the exons ATGGCGGCCATTTCAACTCACACCCCACCGATTCTCGCTCCCAAACCGCGCTCAGCCTCTTCCATCACTTCGAGGTTTTCTAAACCCCTAAATTTTCCTTCGAAGCTTTCTGGGTTTACTTCGAAAGCCCTTAATTATAAGTCCGGGAGGAGGCTGGTGGTCTCTGCAAAACACGTGGGCGAGAAGATATCCGGCACAGCGTTTTCCTCCAGTGGCTCATCCCCTTCCTCAACCAGACCAAA GGTGAGACGGCACACGATTTCGGTGTTTGTTGGGGATGAAAGTGGAATGATAAATCGGATTGCAGGGGTCTTTGCCAGGAGGGGATATAACATTGAGTCCCTTGCTGTTGGTCTGAATAAGGACAAAGCACTCTTTACAATTGTTGTCTCTGGGACTGAAATAGTTATACAACAAGTTGTGGAGCAGCTCGAGAAGCTTGTGAATGTTTTAAAG GTTGAAGATATATCGAATGAGCCACAGGTGGAACGTGAACTAATGCTCATAAAAGTCAATGCAGGTCCAGAGTACCGTCCCGAG ATCATGTGGCTAGTAAACACCTTCCGAGCAAGAATCGTGGATATCTCAGAATATATGGTTACCGTTGAG GTAACTGGAGATCCAGGGAAGATGGTTGCCATGCAAAGAAATTTAAGCAAGTTCGGGATCAAAGAAATTGCCAGAACAGGAAAG ATTGCATTGAGAAGGGAAAGAAAGGGTGCATCTGCTCCATTTCAGCGATTCTCAGCAGCTTCATATCCAGATCTTGAAGGAAAAATAGCTGTTGCTGCTCCTCCACAGGATACAAAACTCAATGACGGAACTGATATGTCTGCAGGG GGAGATGTTTATCCTGTAGAGCCATTTGATGGATTTGCAACAAGTCAAGTTCTTGATGCTCACTGGGGTGTGCTCAATGATGAAGAT ACAAGTGGACTTCGATCTCACACTTTATCCATGCTTGTAAATGACCATCCCGGAGTTCTCAATGTTGTTACAGGGGTTTTTTCTCGAAGGGGTTATAACATTCAG agCTTAGCTGTTGGAAATGCCGAAGTTGAGGGGCTCTCCCGCATTACAACTGTTGTTCCTGGAACAGATGAATCAATTAACAAGTTGGTGCAGCAACTTCATAAGCTAGTAGATCTTCATGAG GTTCGTGATATCACTCACTTGCCATTTGCTGAGCGAGAATTGATGTTGATAAAGATTGCGGCGAATGCTGCTGCTCGGAGGGATGTCCTTGACATTGCCCACATTTTTAGGGCTAAAGCCGTTGACGTGTCTGATTACACAATCACCCTTGAG CTTACAGGGGATTTGGATAAGATGGTTGCACTGCAGAGATTATTAGAGCCCTATGGCATTTGTGAG GTGGCACGAACTGGGCGAGTAGCATTGGTGCGTGAGTTGGGTGTGGATTCCAAGTACCTTCGTGGATATTCATTTCCTATATAA